The following proteins come from a genomic window of Phnomibacter ginsenosidimutans:
- a CDS encoding arginase family protein has protein sequence MLLHQIQELIELANPFEISEDEGYKPGQIGGMLLEANDFDAADLVLLGCDEWRGKGSKATPRSADAVRKQLYNLYLWHSAIRIADAGNVKPGAQLADTYAAVKMVIRELLKAGKRVLLFGGSHDITLAMYQAFAEEKCCWKLRP, from the coding sequence ATGTTACTGCATCAAATACAAGAACTGATAGAGCTGGCCAACCCATTTGAAATTTCGGAAGACGAAGGTTATAAACCTGGGCAAATTGGCGGCATGCTGCTGGAGGCCAACGATTTTGATGCAGCAGATTTGGTGTTGCTCGGTTGCGATGAATGGCGGGGTAAGGGTTCAAAAGCTACGCCTCGCAGTGCCGATGCGGTACGCAAACAACTCTACAACTTATACCTCTGGCACAGTGCTATTCGCATAGCCGATGCAGGAAATGTAAAGCCCGGTGCTCAACTGGCAGATACGTATGCTGCAGTAAAAATGGTGATACGGGAATTGTTGAAAGCAGGTAAGCGGGTGTTACTGTTTGGTGGCAGCCACGATATTACGTTGGCCATGTATCAGGCATTTGCCGAAGAAAAATGTTGCTGGAAGCTACGGCCGTAG